A single region of the Mycoplasma mycoides subsp. mycoides SC str. PG1 genome encodes:
- the rplW gene encoding 50S ribosomal protein L23, whose translation MHITEVLKKPVLTEKSFAGHKDNVYTFLVDKKANKVQIKKTFEEIFEVKVESVRTINYDAKEKRLGKYVGKKPSYKKAIITLKEGQKLDVLSDL comes from the coding sequence ATGCACATCACTGAAGTATTAAAAAAACCAGTATTAACTGAAAAATCATTTGCTGGTCATAAAGATAATGTGTATACATTCTTAGTTGATAAAAAAGCTAATAAAGTTCAAATTAAAAAGACTTTTGAAGAAATTTTTGAAGTAAAAGTTGAATCAGTTAGAACTATTAATTATGATGCTAAAGAAAAAAGATTAGGAAAATATGTTGGCAAAAAACCATCATATAAAAAAGCAATCATTACATTAAAAGAAGGTCAAAAATTAGACGTGCTAAGCGACTTATAG
- the rplC gene encoding 50S ribosomal protein L3: protein MKGILGRKVEMTQVFTSAGQLVPVTVVEVLPNTVLQVKTIDSDGYVAVQLGTTDKRVNLVNKPELGHFKKANSNPKRFVKEIRNMQGYELGQVINVSDIFVSGEYVDVTGISKGKGFAGGIKRHNYARGPMAHGSGYHRGIGSMGAIINRIFKSKKMPGHMGNAKRTIQNLEIIAIDQPNNIMLIKGSIPGSKNSFVQIKQNIKGMSSKQAVELLNRNASIEA, encoded by the coding sequence ATGAAAGGAATCTTAGGTCGTAAGGTAGAAATGACTCAAGTATTTACTAGTGCTGGTCAATTAGTTCCAGTAACAGTAGTTGAAGTTCTACCAAACACAGTTTTACAAGTTAAAACTATTGACAGTGATGGATATGTTGCTGTGCAATTAGGTACTACAGATAAAAGAGTTAACTTAGTAAATAAACCTGAATTAGGACACTTTAAAAAAGCTAATTCAAATCCTAAGCGCTTCGTAAAAGAAATCAGAAACATGCAAGGATATGAACTTGGACAAGTTATTAATGTAAGTGATATCTTTGTTTCTGGTGAATACGTTGATGTTACAGGAATTTCTAAAGGTAAAGGTTTTGCTGGAGGAATTAAAAGACATAATTATGCAAGAGGACCAATGGCTCATGGATCAGGATATCATAGAGGAATTGGTTCAATGGGAGCAATCATTAACCGTATTTTTAAATCAAAAAAAATGCCAGGGCACATGGGTAATGCAAAAAGAACTATTCAAAATCTAGAAATTATTGCTATTGATCAACCAAACAACATTATGTTAATTAAAGGATCAATTCCTGGATCAAAAAATAGTTTTGTACAAATCAAACAAAATATAAAAGGTATGAGTTCTAAACAAGCAGTTGAATTATTAAATAGAAATGCATCAATTGAAGCATAG
- the rplD gene encoding 50S ribosomal protein L4, producing MKLQVLDIKGNEIKEIALNDYVWGIEPHQQAIYDTVISQQAALRQGTKKVKTRAEVSGGGRKPWKQKGTGRARQGSIRAPQWKGGGVTFGPTPDINYKKSVNKKVRALAFRSVLSLKVKENNLVIVDKFEFAKPSTKEMVVVMKNLKIDDQKTLIVTKEKEELVVKSSNNITGVKTISANQLNVFDLLNATKLLITEEAAIAVEEVYA from the coding sequence ATGAAATTACAAGTTTTAGACATTAAAGGTAATGAAATTAAAGAAATTGCTTTAAATGATTATGTTTGAGGAATTGAACCTCACCAACAAGCTATTTATGATACTGTAATAAGTCAACAAGCTGCTTTAAGACAAGGAACTAAAAAAGTTAAAACCCGTGCTGAAGTATCTGGAGGAGGACGTAAACCTTGAAAACAAAAAGGAACTGGACGTGCTCGTCAAGGATCAATTAGAGCTCCACAATGAAAAGGTGGGGGAGTTACATTTGGTCCAACACCAGATATTAACTATAAAAAATCTGTTAATAAAAAAGTAAGAGCTTTAGCTTTTAGATCAGTTTTATCTCTAAAAGTTAAAGAAAACAATCTTGTAATCGTTGACAAATTTGAGTTTGCTAAACCATCAACAAAAGAAATGGTTGTAGTAATGAAAAATTTAAAAATTGATGATCAAAAAACATTAATTGTTACTAAAGAAAAAGAAGAATTAGTAGTTAAGTCTTCAAATAATATTACTGGAGTTAAAACAATTTCTGCTAACCAACTAAATGTATTTGATTTATTAAATGCTACTAAATTACTAATTACAGAAGAAGCTGCTATTGCAGTTGAGGAGGTATACGCATAA
- the rpsJ gene encoding 30S ribosomal protein S10, with product MAESKMRIKLKGYDHAIVDQSIVKIIQAAEGTGAKVRGPIPLPTEKQVITILRAVHKYKDSREQFDMRTHKRLLEILNPTAATMDILKRVQLPSGVDIEIKL from the coding sequence ATGGCAGAAAGCAAAATGAGAATTAAGTTAAAAGGCTACGATCACGCTATTGTTGATCAAAGTATTGTAAAGATCATTCAAGCTGCTGAAGGTACTGGAGCTAAAGTTAGAGGACCAATCCCATTACCAACAGAAAAACAAGTTATTACTATTTTAAGAGCTGTTCACAAGTACAAAGATTCACGTGAACAATTCGATATGAGAACACATAAAAGATTATTAGAAATTTTAAATCCAACTGCTGCAACAATGGACATTTTAAAAAGAGTTCAATTGCCAAGTGGTGTTGATATTGAAATTAAATTATAA
- the dhaK gene encoding dihydroxyacetone kinase subunit DhaK gives MKKLINSPETLVNEMLEGLVKAYPNKLKRVEGFDVIIRNDDIKKDKVALVSGGGSGHEPAHAGYVGYGMLDAAVAGAVFTSPTPDQVYQAIKSSNANKGVLLIIKNYTGDILNFEMAQDMASMEGIEVDSVVVNDDVAVEDSLYTAGRRGVAGTVFVHKIAGAKAEMGASLQEVKNTALKVIKNVRTMGMVISPCIVPAAGKSNFSLNEDEMEIGIGIHGEPGVYRDKLKPVDQIVDTLTDKILNDIQINKDEQVAVMINGMGATPEMELLVINNHLNDVLTNKGIKIYKTFVGNFMTSIEMGGFSISILKLDNELKELLDYKADTPGLKVF, from the coding sequence ATGAAAAAGTTAATAAATAGTCCTGAAACATTAGTTAATGAAATGTTAGAAGGTTTAGTTAAAGCTTATCCAAATAAATTAAAAAGAGTTGAAGGTTTTGATGTAATTATTAGAAATGATGATATTAAAAAAGATAAAGTAGCTTTAGTTAGTGGTGGTGGTTCTGGTCATGAACCAGCACATGCTGGATATGTTGGATATGGAATGTTAGATGCAGCTGTTGCTGGAGCTGTATTTACTTCACCAACTCCAGATCAAGTTTATCAAGCAATTAAAAGTAGTAATGCTAATAAAGGAGTATTATTAATTATTAAAAACTATACTGGAGATATTTTAAATTTTGAAATGGCTCAAGATATGGCAAGTATGGAAGGTATTGAAGTTGATAGTGTAGTTGTTAATGATGATGTAGCTGTTGAAGATAGTTTATATACTGCTGGAAGAAGAGGAGTAGCTGGTACTGTTTTTGTTCATAAAATAGCTGGTGCTAAAGCTGAAATGGGAGCTAGTTTACAAGAAGTAAAAAATACAGCTTTAAAAGTTATTAAAAACGTTAGAACTATGGGAATGGTAATATCTCCATGTATTGTTCCTGCTGCTGGTAAATCTAATTTTTCATTAAATGAAGATGAAATGGAAATTGGAATTGGAATTCATGGTGAACCTGGAGTTTATAGAGATAAATTAAAACCAGTAGATCAAATTGTAGATACTTTAACTGATAAAATTTTAAATGATATACAAATTAATAAAGATGAACAAGTAGCAGTTATGATTAATGGAATGGGTGCCACTCCTGAAATGGAATTACTTGTAATTAATAATCATTTAAATGATGTTTTAACTAATAAAGGTATTAAAATTTATAAAACTTTTGTTGGTAACTTTATGACTTCTATTGAAATGGGTGGGTTTTCAATTTCAATTTTAAAATTAGATAATGAATTAAAAGAATTATTAGATTACAAAGCAGATACACCAGGTTTAAAAGTTTTTTAA